The following proteins are co-located in the Spirosoma montaniterrae genome:
- the rbfA gene encoding 30S ribosome-binding factor RbfA: protein MESKRQQKVGRQLQKDLSEIFQREVPHLFNGPANPGAFITVTSVRISPDLSVARIYLSFLATKNKEMLLDEIREKSKTIRQHLAERVRHQLRIVPELNFFLDDTAEYADKMDKLFAGLDIPPAPEEDDE from the coding sequence ATGGAATCGAAACGACAGCAGAAAGTAGGACGGCAGTTGCAGAAAGATTTAAGTGAGATTTTTCAGCGCGAAGTGCCGCATCTATTCAACGGACCCGCCAATCCGGGCGCGTTTATCACTGTCACCAGTGTGCGCATCTCGCCCGATTTGAGCGTAGCCCGCATCTACCTCAGCTTTCTGGCGACCAAGAACAAGGAAATGCTGCTCGATGAGATTCGTGAGAAAAGCAAAACCATCCGGCAACACCTCGCCGAACGCGTTCGGCATCAACTCCGCATCGTACCCGAACTGAATTTCTTCCTCGACGATACTGCCGAATACGCCGATAAGATGGACAAACTTTTCGCCGGACTCGACATCCCGCCCGCACCTGAAGAAGATGACGAATGA
- a CDS encoding ABC transporter permease, whose translation MNLPTWIARRYFFSRKKRSFISWLSIFSMLGVGVGTMALIVVLSVFNGMEELNRQIFKSFEADMTVSPVEGKRFLASSALLTKLRQVPGVALVTPVAQDNALARYADRQTVVRVKGVDDNYVQRAQMDSAMIDGRLLLRENGINYAVVADGVRSDLSISPVDILTPLEVLYPQSGQAFSVLNPDAFNREAMTVAGVFFIEATNYGNLVLVPLRVARTLFSYQPDEVTGLEIQLRPGTDEAAAKQALQAVVNTTLTVQSRDDLNQNLYRTIRIEKLVVALTLAFIILIASINIFFSLSMLVVEKRDDIKILFAMGATTGLVRRIFLTEGAIIALTGAITGLVLGISICLIQQSYGLITMGTTSSIVDAYPVRLELTDVVMTAILVILVTILTSWFPAQRAAESVNR comes from the coding sequence ATGAACCTCCCCACCTGGATTGCCCGACGGTATTTTTTCTCGCGTAAAAAACGCAGTTTTATTAGCTGGCTGTCGATTTTTTCGATGCTGGGCGTGGGCGTCGGTACAATGGCCCTGATTGTAGTGTTGTCGGTGTTTAACGGCATGGAAGAGCTGAACCGGCAAATTTTCAAGTCGTTCGAGGCCGACATGACCGTGTCGCCGGTTGAAGGCAAGCGGTTTTTAGCCTCATCGGCATTGCTGACCAAACTGCGGCAGGTGCCCGGCGTGGCATTAGTAACGCCTGTCGCCCAGGACAACGCTCTGGCTCGCTATGCCGACCGGCAAACGGTGGTGCGCGTAAAGGGCGTCGATGATAACTATGTGCAACGCGCTCAAATGGACTCGGCAATGATTGACGGGCGGCTGCTGTTGCGCGAAAACGGCATCAATTACGCCGTCGTGGCCGATGGCGTTCGCAGCGACCTGAGCATTTCGCCGGTCGATATTCTGACACCTCTCGAAGTGCTGTATCCGCAAAGCGGGCAGGCATTCAGCGTACTGAATCCCGACGCCTTCAATCGCGAAGCCATGACGGTAGCGGGGGTATTTTTTATCGAAGCCACTAATTACGGCAACCTTGTGCTGGTGCCGTTACGTGTGGCCCGCACGCTGTTCAGCTACCAGCCCGATGAAGTAACGGGTCTTGAAATTCAGCTTCGGCCCGGCACCGACGAAGCAGCCGCCAAACAGGCGTTGCAGGCCGTAGTGAATACGACGCTAACCGTGCAAAGCCGCGACGATCTCAACCAGAATCTGTATCGTACCATCCGCATCGAAAAACTGGTTGTAGCCCTCACGCTGGCGTTTATTATCCTGATTGCGTCGATCAACATATTCTTTTCCCTCTCGATGCTGGTTGTCGAAAAGCGCGACGACATCAAAATTCTGTTCGCGATGGGAGCCACCACTGGGCTGGTACGCCGGATTTTCCTGACCGAAGGAGCTATTATTGCCCTGACGGGTGCCATTACGGGCTTGGTGCTGGGCATTAGCATTTGCCTGATACAGCAGAGCTACGGCCTTATTACGATGGGTACGACCAGTTCGATTGTTGACGCCTATCCTGTCAGGCTTGAACTGACCGACGTTGTTATGACAGCCATACTGGTAATTCTCGTTACCATTCTGACCTCCTGGTTTCCGGCACAGCGGGCAGCCGAATCAGTGAACAGATAA
- a CDS encoding BamA/TamA family outer membrane protein — MARWQHRFLSLSRPQMAQLLIGLLLIGLGLTDCRAQYFGQNKIGYTTFQFKLHQTRNFELYHYLKNDSIRDFWARQSEIWYKTHRHVLGDSIPFRNPVILYNNHADFQQTNVTPGPIDPATGGFAEALKNRIVMPITKVNAQTDHVLGHEIVHALQFQMAQSGDSASIAGLFQLPLWFIEGMAEYLSIGPVDAHTALWMRDAVQANDLPTLNDLTANPRFFPYRWGHAFWAFTTGTWGEQVVRPLFLTAARQGVEPALQRVLGVSSAEFSRRWQASLRAQFVPFPSTPTNLSRVLNRNVLTSMQLAPALSPNGRYVAYLSEKNLFSIDVFLADARTGRVLRKLISTTRNSHLDALSYLESAGTWSPDSKQFGFVAFARGRNRLVVVDVSNGRIRREIEIPGVPAFSNPAWSPDNRYIAVNGLVDGQTDLYLYDLQDGSVRQLTNDRYSELQPSWSPDGRMLAYATDQPAKQDDRPLAFDHRLALFDVAANAPRILDIFPGADNLNPVFGTDNQTIYFLSDRDGYRNLYAHRPFGDETYQLTRFFTGISGITPHAPALSVSPETGQVVFSRFERQGYYMYRAEPLDLLWLPLTNKSVDHTAATLPPLPRFNQDFVAARLNSTRPNDPLRTEPVQAAPMRNQLRITGISGSGGGGAGVTANRFGTNLSGGVNATFSDMLGDRQLSVGLAVAGEITDVSGQITYLNRRKRINWGASLSHVPFRSGGVGSRLTTIDVGGQTVPVLERATDVQRTFEQQATLFSYLPLSRTRRVELAGAVSRYSFSTVRTSEFFFRGNLIGTDRQRLPSPADLYTAQLSAAYVGDNTTPGPVAPLKGHRYRVGAETSFGPLQMNTITADYRQYLRFRPLTLAFRGLHMGRYGRDAATGIIPPFFVGFPTLVRGYAAQTYASNPYRGDGDVSLNQMQGSSMAVANAELRLSLTGHERMALFRSRVFPTEIALFADAGYAWGRTGLEPDRLRLNAPSVSTTPVYSTGVSLRLNLLGFAVLEPFYAIPWQRSGGSQGVFGLNIAAGW, encoded by the coding sequence ATGGCACGCTGGCAACACCGTTTTCTGTCGTTATCGCGCCCGCAAATGGCTCAACTGCTGATTGGGCTGCTGCTAATAGGTCTGGGGCTTACCGACTGTAGGGCGCAGTATTTCGGGCAAAACAAAATTGGCTACACTACCTTCCAGTTCAAGCTGCATCAAACCCGCAATTTCGAACTCTATCACTACCTTAAAAACGACTCTATCCGCGACTTCTGGGCGCGGCAAAGCGAAATCTGGTACAAAACCCACCGGCATGTGCTGGGCGATTCGATTCCGTTTCGAAATCCGGTTATTCTCTACAACAATCACGCTGATTTTCAACAAACCAACGTTACGCCCGGCCCTATCGATCCGGCCACTGGCGGGTTTGCCGAAGCATTGAAAAACCGTATCGTGATGCCCATTACGAAGGTAAACGCCCAAACCGATCATGTTTTAGGGCACGAGATTGTTCACGCGCTTCAGTTTCAGATGGCGCAAAGTGGCGATTCGGCATCGATAGCAGGGCTGTTTCAGTTGCCGCTCTGGTTTATTGAGGGGATGGCCGAATACCTCTCTATCGGTCCGGTTGATGCGCATACGGCCTTATGGATGCGCGACGCCGTTCAGGCCAACGACCTGCCCACGCTGAACGACCTGACCGCCAACCCTCGCTTTTTCCCATACCGCTGGGGCCATGCATTCTGGGCATTCACTACCGGCACCTGGGGTGAGCAGGTTGTGCGTCCGCTGTTTCTGACTGCGGCCCGGCAAGGTGTTGAACCGGCTTTGCAACGGGTGCTGGGGGTCTCGTCGGCAGAGTTTTCGCGTCGGTGGCAGGCATCATTACGGGCGCAATTCGTGCCATTCCCATCCACGCCTACCAATTTGTCGCGCGTGCTGAATCGTAACGTACTCACGTCTATGCAACTGGCACCGGCCCTCAGTCCCAATGGGCGGTATGTAGCCTATCTGTCCGAAAAAAATCTGTTTTCGATAGACGTCTTTCTGGCCGATGCCCGCACGGGTCGGGTGTTGCGCAAACTGATCAGCACCACCCGTAACAGCCACCTCGACGCACTAAGTTACTTAGAGTCTGCCGGCACATGGTCGCCCGATAGCAAACAGTTTGGTTTTGTGGCGTTTGCGAGAGGTCGAAACCGCCTGGTGGTGGTAGATGTCAGCAATGGGCGCATCCGGCGCGAGATAGAGATTCCGGGTGTACCCGCTTTTTCTAACCCGGCCTGGTCGCCCGATAACCGGTACATTGCCGTAAACGGACTGGTAGATGGGCAGACCGATCTGTACTTATACGACCTTCAGGACGGCAGTGTGCGGCAGTTGACCAACGACCGCTATTCTGAGTTACAGCCGAGTTGGTCGCCCGATGGCCGGATGCTGGCCTACGCCACCGATCAGCCCGCCAAACAGGACGACCGACCGCTGGCGTTCGATCACCGGCTGGCCCTGTTCGACGTGGCGGCCAATGCTCCGCGCATCTTAGATATTTTTCCCGGTGCCGACAATCTGAATCCCGTATTCGGCACCGATAATCAAACAATTTATTTTCTGTCCGACCGCGACGGATACCGCAATCTGTACGCTCATCGGCCCTTCGGCGATGAAACCTATCAGCTTACGCGTTTCTTTACCGGCATTTCGGGTATCACACCCCATGCGCCCGCACTGAGCGTTTCGCCCGAAACGGGGCAGGTGGTGTTCTCCCGTTTCGAGCGGCAGGGCTACTACATGTACCGCGCCGAACCGCTTGATTTACTGTGGCTTCCGCTCACCAACAAGTCTGTCGATCATACAGCGGCCACGCTGCCTCCGCTACCCCGGTTCAATCAGGATTTTGTAGCGGCCCGGCTTAACTCGACCCGGCCCAACGACCCGCTACGCACCGAGCCTGTACAGGCTGCACCGATGCGCAACCAATTGCGTATTACGGGGATCAGCGGCAGTGGTGGCGGGGGCGCGGGCGTAACGGCCAACCGCTTTGGCACCAACCTATCGGGCGGAGTAAACGCAACGTTCAGCGATATGCTTGGCGACCGGCAACTGAGCGTTGGATTGGCCGTAGCGGGCGAAATCACCGACGTATCGGGGCAGATTACGTACCTGAATCGACGTAAACGCATCAACTGGGGCGCGTCGCTGTCGCACGTGCCGTTTCGGTCGGGAGGTGTGGGGTCGCGACTAACCACCATCGACGTAGGCGGGCAAACCGTGCCAGTGCTGGAACGCGCCACCGACGTACAGCGCACCTTTGAGCAGCAGGCTACGCTGTTTAGCTACCTCCCGCTGTCGCGCACACGTCGGGTGGAACTGGCCGGGGCCGTGTCGCGGTATAGTTTTTCGACCGTGCGAACGAGCGAGTTTTTCTTCCGGGGTAATCTGATTGGTACTGACCGGCAGCGGCTTCCCTCGCCCGCCGACCTTTACACGGCACAACTGTCGGCGGCCTATGTGGGCGACAATACCACGCCCGGCCCGGTGGCTCCGCTCAAAGGACACCGCTACCGGGTGGGTGCTGAAACCTCGTTTGGGCCGTTGCAGATGAACACCATAACCGCCGACTACCGGCAGTATTTGCGGTTCCGACCACTCACGCTGGCCTTCCGGGGGCTGCACATGGGCCGGTATGGGCGCGATGCGGCTACGGGTATCATTCCGCCCTTTTTCGTGGGCTTCCCAACGCTGGTGCGGGGTTACGCGGCCCAAACCTACGCTTCGAACCCCTACCGGGGCGACGGCGACGTATCGCTGAATCAGATGCAGGGCAGCAGTATGGCCGTTGCCAACGCCGAGCTACGCCTGTCGCTGACTGGTCACGAGCGCATGGCCTTATTCCGTAGTCGTGTGTTTCCGACAGAAATAGCCCTATTTGCCGATGCTGGTTATGCCTGGGGCCGCACTGGTCTTGAACCCGACCGATTACGCCTGAATGCACCGTCGGTGTCAACCACACCTGTTTATAGCACTGGCGTATCCTTGCGGCTGAATTTGCTGGGCTTTGCGGTCTTAGAACCATTTTATGCTATTCCGTGGCAGCGGTCGGGCGGATCGCAGGGCGTATTCGGGCTGAATATCGCGGCTGGCTGGTGA
- a CDS encoding mevalonate kinase: MPISISTPGRVCLFGEHQDYLGLPVIAAAISRRIQINADTTPTPGFRLNLPDIGSSVAIPFDGMPLVYEHDRDYFRSAINVLLREGYTFSRGIAGEVRGNIPINSGTSSSSALLVTWLNVLTRLADEPRLLAAERLAELAYMAEVLEFGEPGGMMDHYSTAVGNVIYLESQPQIRLVPLVPVLGTFVLGDSQEPKDTVGILGRVKFGMLDILQRIRGVNPAFSLHTSGLTEAAEFKDMLSKDEYVLLKGNLANRDILHEALNVLQAPTLNHALFGQLLTDHQTNLRDAQRISTPKINRMLDAALNAGALGGKINGSGGGGCMFAYAPENPEAVAEAIEREGGRAYIISVDTGTTL, encoded by the coding sequence ATGCCTATTTCAATCTCTACACCCGGTCGGGTTTGTCTGTTCGGCGAACACCAGGATTACCTCGGCCTGCCCGTTATTGCAGCCGCTATCTCGCGCCGGATTCAAATCAATGCCGACACTACGCCAACGCCCGGCTTTCGGCTAAACCTGCCCGACATCGGGAGTTCCGTAGCGATTCCGTTCGATGGGATGCCGCTCGTTTATGAGCATGACCGGGATTATTTCCGCTCGGCCATCAACGTGCTGCTGCGCGAAGGGTACACGTTTTCGCGGGGCATCGCGGGCGAGGTGCGCGGTAACATTCCCATCAACTCCGGCACGTCGAGTTCGTCGGCTCTGCTCGTTACGTGGCTTAATGTGCTGACCCGATTGGCCGACGAGCCGCGTCTGCTCGCTGCCGAACGACTGGCAGAATTGGCCTACATGGCCGAAGTGCTGGAATTTGGCGAACCGGGAGGCATGATGGATCACTATAGTACGGCTGTAGGCAATGTAATTTATTTGGAATCGCAGCCGCAGATTCGGCTTGTTCCGCTTGTGCCTGTGCTGGGTACATTTGTGCTCGGCGACTCGCAGGAGCCGAAAGATACGGTCGGTATTCTGGGACGGGTGAAGTTCGGGATGCTCGACATTTTGCAGCGCATCCGGGGCGTTAATCCGGCGTTTTCGCTGCACACGTCCGGACTTACCGAGGCCGCTGAGTTCAAAGACATGCTCAGTAAAGACGAATACGTTTTGCTGAAAGGCAACCTCGCCAACCGCGACATTCTGCACGAAGCTTTAAACGTACTGCAAGCACCCACCCTGAACCACGCCCTCTTCGGCCAACTCCTGACCGACCACCAAACCAACCTCCGCGACGCCCAACGCATCAGCACGCCCAAAATAAACCGGATGCTCGACGCGGCTCTGAACGCTGGCGCATTGGGTGGCAAAATCAACGGGTCGGGCGGGGGCGGCTGTATGTTTGCGTATGCGCCAGAAAATCCGGAAGCGGTGGCCGAAGCTATCGAGCGCGAAGGCGGGCGGGCTTATATTATCAGCGTAGATACTGGAACGACGCTCTAA
- a CDS encoding type II toxin-antitoxin system MqsA family antitoxin has translation MRSNQCPVCDGSKQPGRTTFTADLGENLVVVRHVPATICEQCGEEWIANDVAKLLEEIVAKARQEHRQFEVLSLA, from the coding sequence ATGAGATCAAATCAATGCCCTGTCTGTGATGGTAGTAAGCAACCGGGACGAACAACCTTCACGGCTGATCTGGGCGAAAATTTAGTAGTGGTTCGGCATGTTCCGGCTACAATTTGCGAACAGTGTGGCGAAGAGTGGATTGCCAACGACGTAGCAAAACTATTAGAAGAAATTGTAGCAAAAGCCCGGCAAGAACATCGTCAGTTTGAAGTACTGTCCTTAGCTTAA
- a CDS encoding DUF4258 domain-containing protein → MNHDLLKKSVASGNVQWKKHVLQRIAERNIRQADVLNGLIFGVIIQEYPDDTPFASALFLCFTEHGPLHIVASLNETNAETHIITAYNPSLERFEEDYKTRKT, encoded by the coding sequence ATGAATCATGATTTACTGAAGAAATCTGTTGCGAGTGGTAACGTTCAGTGGAAGAAACACGTTTTACAACGAATAGCTGAACGCAACATTCGCCAGGCGGATGTCTTGAATGGCTTGATCTTTGGTGTTATTATTCAGGAGTATCCAGACGATACGCCATTTGCAAGTGCTTTGTTTTTATGTTTCACTGAGCATGGGCCTTTGCACATTGTGGCGTCTTTGAATGAAACAAATGCAGAGACACATATCATCACAGCCTACAACCCATCATTGGAGCGGTTTGAGGAAGATTATAAAACGCGTAAAACCTGA
- a CDS encoding sugar MFS transporter: MTPTATPPKSQNYTGPLLIIGALFFVFGFVTWVNSVLIAFFKQAFDLSTVGSNLVAFAFFISYTVMAIPSSAVLKRTGFKNGMSLGLLTMAIGTLIFVPAANAVSYPLFLVGLFLIGIGLTVLQTASNPYATILGPRESAAQRISFLGIANKLAGIISQRVFGGILLTGTSVAVGAESLQKVVQPYLILTGVLVVLAGLIRFSNLPEVSEEQDDTTADYASGSTLRNHTSIWQFPNLVLGALALFCYVGAEVITGDTIINYGKAIGFSNDEAKHFTEYTLYGLLAGYVLGIVAIPRWISQQNALRYGMILALILTVGALVTDGFTSILCIALMGFAIAPTWPAVWPLALNRLGKFTKLGSALLIMAIAGGAVLPLLHGYLTDAVSPKIAYALLLPMFGFILYYAVSGYKKSSW, translated from the coding sequence TTGACTCCAACCGCCACTCCCCCTAAATCTCAGAATTACACCGGCCCGCTGCTCATTATCGGAGCACTTTTTTTTGTGTTTGGCTTCGTTACGTGGGTCAACAGTGTGCTCATTGCCTTTTTCAAACAGGCATTTGACCTCAGTACGGTAGGCTCCAATCTGGTGGCTTTTGCGTTTTTCATTTCCTACACGGTCATGGCCATTCCATCGTCGGCGGTGCTGAAACGAACGGGGTTTAAAAACGGCATGTCGCTGGGGCTATTGACAATGGCGATTGGTACGCTGATTTTCGTACCGGCGGCCAATGCCGTGTCATACCCGCTGTTTTTAGTGGGCCTATTTCTGATTGGCATCGGGCTTACGGTGCTGCAAACGGCCTCGAACCCATACGCCACTATTCTCGGCCCGCGCGAAAGTGCAGCCCAGCGGATCAGCTTTCTGGGTATTGCCAACAAGTTGGCAGGTATTATTAGTCAGCGCGTTTTTGGGGGAATATTACTCACTGGCACAAGCGTGGCTGTGGGGGCCGAGAGTCTGCAAAAGGTGGTGCAGCCATATCTGATTCTGACGGGCGTTCTGGTTGTGCTGGCGGGACTGATTCGCTTCTCAAACCTGCCCGAAGTATCAGAAGAACAAGACGACACCACCGCCGATTATGCGTCCGGTTCGACGTTGCGAAACCACACCAGCATCTGGCAGTTTCCAAACTTGGTTTTAGGGGCTTTGGCTCTATTCTGTTACGTGGGGGCCGAAGTAATTACGGGCGATACCATCATCAACTACGGTAAGGCCATTGGGTTTAGCAACGACGAAGCCAAGCACTTCACCGAATATACGCTCTATGGCCTGCTGGCGGGTTATGTGCTGGGGATTGTAGCCATTCCCCGCTGGATTTCGCAACAAAACGCGCTGCGTTACGGCATGATTCTGGCCCTGATTCTAACTGTTGGCGCGTTAGTGACTGACGGTTTTACATCCATACTATGCATTGCACTGATGGGGTTTGCCATTGCGCCCACCTGGCCTGCTGTGTGGCCGCTGGCACTGAACCGGCTCGGCAAATTCACCAAACTCGGCTCGGCATTGCTCATCATGGCCATTGCGGGCGGAGCCGTTTTACCCCTGCTACACGGCTACCTCACCGATGCCGTTAGCCCCAAAATAGCCTACGCGCTGCTGCTGCCTATGTTTGGATTTATTCTGTACTATGCTGTATCGGGCTATAAAAAGTCGAGTTGGTAA